A single genomic interval of Zobellia nedashkovskayae harbors:
- a CDS encoding zinc-dependent alcohol dehydrogenase family protein, with amino-acid sequence MKAMLLNEYGESANFEVSEIAKPAVKANHVLVKIAASSVNTIDMMIKNMGSDLPLSPATPALLGMDFSGVIEAVGEGVEGYAVGDEVYGCAGGLADLPGTLTEYIVADSSLIGHKPKDLTMRETAALPLVAITAYEGLTRAGVKAGQKVLIHGGSGGVGHLAVQLAKYFGAEVYATGTGDKQKAIVEKFGATFIDFTTEKVADYTAKYTDGGFDVVFDTVGGPNLTNSMEAVALNGHISTTVSLLEIDLTPLHFKGASLHVVFMLIPMLHNFKREDHGSILEKLAEISNEGHLTPIVDENQFSLEQVGDAYAHLASGTAIGKVVVEN; translated from the coding sequence ATGAAAGCAATGTTACTAAATGAATACGGAGAAAGCGCAAATTTCGAAGTATCAGAAATAGCAAAACCAGCAGTAAAAGCAAATCACGTTTTAGTGAAAATAGCGGCATCTAGTGTCAATACTATTGATATGATGATTAAGAATATGGGGTCAGATTTACCATTGTCTCCTGCTACTCCAGCTTTATTAGGTATGGATTTTTCCGGAGTAATTGAAGCTGTTGGAGAAGGTGTAGAAGGTTATGCTGTAGGCGATGAAGTATACGGTTGTGCTGGCGGATTAGCAGATTTACCTGGTACATTAACAGAATACATTGTAGCCGATAGTAGTTTAATTGGTCACAAACCAAAAGATTTGACTATGCGCGAAACTGCAGCTTTACCTTTAGTTGCAATTACAGCTTATGAAGGGTTGACAAGAGCAGGCGTAAAAGCGGGTCAAAAAGTATTAATACACGGTGGTTCTGGTGGAGTTGGTCACTTAGCGGTACAATTGGCGAAGTACTTTGGAGCAGAAGTTTATGCAACAGGAACAGGCGACAAACAAAAAGCTATTGTTGAAAAATTCGGGGCAACCTTTATTGATTTTACTACAGAAAAAGTAGCAGATTACACAGCAAAATACACCGATGGTGGTTTTGATGTTGTTTTTGATACTGTTGGTGGTCCAAACCTGACAAATTCTATGGAAGCAGTTGCCCTAAACGGTCATATCTCCACTACAGTTTCCTTGTTGGAAATCGATTTAACTCCGTTGCACTTTAAAGGAGCATCATTACACGTGGTCTTTATGTTGATTCCGATGTTACATAACTTCAAAAGAGAAGATCACGGTAGTATTTTAGAAAAATTAGCTGAAATTTCTAACGAAGGTCATTTAACTCCGATTGTTGATGAAAATCAATTTTCATTAGAGCAAGTTGGTGATGCTTATGCACACTTAGCTAGTGGTACAGCCATTGGTAAAGTTGTGGTTGAAAACTAG
- a CDS encoding 2OG-Fe(II) oxygenase: MKTITITNALAEARALTLPTREASLNRDPSVSQFWNSNRELLEDAWSEWEIENKDGLLVPDETLLDPKLRKAINDAWENPEKENAVADLWEEIIPGVYSAQFFDLERLADFRKYLEATVNSEIPRRAPYGIQLNRYGVMLDPRSEGHLAAPNFQAFYNEIMDRYMRPIARLLLGTYGYDNQTFGFSIQYNPDKDKDLHAHTDASAATLNININLPEEKFTGSQVDFHDTSTRKVVQTIFEPGKAIIHTGKVPHATHPITSGQRSNLVVWLYGDRMQIPRGGASSYGSVDNSTSKVVAAENITARERWSLPEGPKDTFAPF; the protein is encoded by the coding sequence ATGAAAACAATAACAATAACAAATGCACTCGCAGAAGCTCGTGCGCTTACACTACCAACTCGCGAAGCTTCACTAAATCGTGATCCTTCTGTGTCACAATTTTGGAATAGTAACCGAGAGTTGCTTGAAGATGCTTGGAGCGAATGGGAAATTGAAAACAAAGACGGTTTGCTAGTACCTGATGAAACTTTACTTGACCCAAAATTAAGAAAAGCCATAAACGATGCTTGGGAAAATCCAGAAAAAGAAAATGCTGTTGCTGATTTATGGGAAGAGATTATTCCTGGGGTATATTCTGCCCAGTTTTTTGATCTAGAACGTCTAGCAGATTTTCGTAAATATCTAGAAGCTACGGTAAATTCTGAAATTCCCAGACGTGCACCTTATGGCATTCAGTTAAATCGTTATGGCGTTATGTTAGACCCACGTTCAGAAGGGCATCTTGCTGCACCTAATTTTCAGGCTTTTTATAACGAAATCATGGATCGCTATATGCGTCCGATCGCCCGTTTATTACTAGGTACTTATGGCTACGATAACCAAACCTTTGGTTTTTCTATTCAGTATAACCCAGATAAAGATAAAGATTTGCATGCCCATACGGATGCTTCTGCAGCTACCTTGAATATCAATATTAACTTACCTGAAGAAAAATTTACAGGTTCACAAGTCGATTTTCATGATACGTCTACAAGAAAGGTTGTTCAAACTATCTTTGAACCCGGTAAGGCAATAATTCATACTGGCAAAGTACCTCATGCTACCCATCCAATTACAAGTGGACAACGTAGTAACTTGGTTGTATGGCTATACGGAGATCGTATGCAAATACCGCGAGGGGGTGCAAGTAGCTATGGTAGTGTTGATAATTCAACATCCAAAGTTGTTGCAGCAGAAAATATTACGGCTCGCGAGCGTTGGAGTTTACCAGAAGGTCCCAAAGATACCTTTGCTCCGTTTTAA
- a CDS encoding SDR family NAD(P)-dependent oxidoreductase has translation MKHILITGSTDGIGNLLALSLAKEGHFVGVHGRTDAKLKATVTEIKAESKNDNVVGFLADFSNLSEVKQMAKEVAEKMPKIDVLVNNAGVLKAKTETAANGIDVRLTVNYLAPYQFTNAVLPLLKKSDAPRIVNLSSAAQSPVSLSALKGEMSLGANDAYAQSKLALTMWSFDLAKKEPSILVVAVNPGSLLNTKMAKEAYGQHWSPAEKGVDILYDLSMTDKAKTNAYFDNDKGSYAQAHPDAYDDEKIKELVELSNTIVLH, from the coding sequence ATGAAACATATATTAATTACAGGAAGCACAGACGGTATAGGGAATTTATTAGCACTTAGTTTGGCGAAAGAAGGTCATTTTGTCGGCGTTCATGGTAGAACTGATGCTAAATTAAAGGCTACTGTAACCGAAATCAAAGCAGAATCAAAGAATGACAATGTAGTAGGTTTTTTAGCTGATTTCTCAAACTTGTCAGAGGTTAAACAAATGGCAAAAGAAGTTGCTGAAAAAATGCCGAAAATTGATGTTTTGGTAAACAATGCAGGTGTTTTAAAAGCTAAAACTGAAACAGCGGCGAATGGAATAGATGTTCGTTTAACAGTAAACTATTTAGCACCATATCAATTTACAAATGCGGTACTACCGTTATTGAAAAAGTCAGATGCACCTAGAATTGTAAATCTTAGTTCAGCGGCACAATCCCCAGTTTCTTTAAGTGCATTAAAAGGTGAAATGAGTTTAGGGGCTAATGATGCCTATGCACAAAGTAAATTAGCGCTGACCATGTGGAGTTTTGATTTGGCAAAAAAAGAACCAAGTATTTTGGTTGTTGCCGTAAACCCAGGTTCGTTATTGAATACCAAGATGGCAAAGGAAGCCTACGGTCAACATTGGTCTCCTGCAGAAAAGGGAGTAGATATTCTTTATGATTTAAGTATGACCGACAAAGCGAAAACAAATGCTTATTTCGATAATGATAAAGGAAGTTATGCTCAAGCACACCCAGATGCCTATGATGATGAAAAAATTAAAGAATTGGTTGAGTTGAGTAATACAATTGTTTTACATTAG